A window from Mycobacterium botniense encodes these proteins:
- a CDS encoding SDR family oxidoreductase: protein MRLSFEHRTYLVTGGGSGIGKAVAAGLVTAGANVLIVGRHADRLAAAATEIGAASSGGGSIRYQPADVTNEDATADAVAAATAWHGRLHGVVHCAGGSETIGPITRIDSDAWRRTVDLNVNGTMYVLKHAARELVRGGGGAFVGISSIAASNTHRWFGAYGVTKSAVDHLMKLAADELGPSWVRVNGIRPGLIRTDLVAPITNSPELSEDYRICTPLPRVGEVDDVANLAMFLLSDAAAWITGQIINVDGGHALRRGPDFTAMLEPVFGADGLRGVV from the coding sequence ATGCGGCTTTCGTTCGAGCACCGGACATACCTGGTCACCGGCGGCGGCAGCGGCATCGGTAAAGCGGTGGCCGCCGGGCTGGTCACCGCTGGCGCGAACGTCCTGATCGTCGGTCGTCACGCTGATCGGCTGGCAGCGGCCGCCACCGAGATCGGCGCTGCCAGCTCCGGCGGGGGATCGATCCGTTACCAGCCCGCCGACGTCACCAACGAAGACGCGACCGCAGACGCCGTCGCCGCCGCGACAGCGTGGCACGGGCGGCTGCACGGGGTGGTGCATTGCGCGGGCGGCTCAGAGACCATCGGCCCGATCACCCGCATCGACTCGGACGCGTGGCGCCGCACGGTAGACCTCAATGTCAATGGCACCATGTACGTGCTCAAGCACGCCGCACGCGAGTTGGTCCGCGGCGGTGGCGGCGCGTTCGTCGGAATCTCCTCGATCGCAGCGAGTAACACCCATCGTTGGTTCGGCGCCTACGGGGTGACCAAATCCGCGGTCGACCACCTGATGAAGCTGGCCGCCGACGAACTCGGCCCGTCCTGGGTGCGGGTCAACGGCATCCGCCCCGGATTGATCCGCACAGACCTGGTCGCACCGATCACGAATTCCCCTGAGCTGAGCGAAGACTATCGAATCTGCACGCCGCTGCCGCGAGTCGGGGAAGTCGATGACGTCGCTAACTTGGCGATGTTTTTGCTCAGCGATGCCGCCGCCTGGATCACCGGTCAGATCATCAACGTCGACGGTGGACACGCGTTGCGCCGCGGCCCAGACTTTACCGCGATGCTGGAACCGGTGTTCGGGGCGGACGGGTTACGTGGAGTGGTCTGA
- a CDS encoding MlaE family ABC transporter permease, whose product MTTHTALANYVRDQIQPGAEAVGGFYRMCVLTGKALCRPRFQWREAIQQGWFITSVSLLPTIAVAIPLTVLIVFTLNILLAEFGAADISGAGAALGAVTQLGPMTTVLVVAGAGATAICADLGARTIREEIDAMEVLGIDPIQRLVVPRVVASTCVGTLLNGAVITIGLVGGFLFGVYIQHVSAGAYVATLTLVTGLPEVIISVVKSAMFGLIAGLVGCYRGLTTKGGAKGVGTAVNETLVLCVLALFAVNVVLTTIGVRFGTGR is encoded by the coding sequence ATGACCACCCACACCGCACTCGCCAACTATGTCCGTGACCAAATTCAGCCGGGGGCGGAAGCGGTTGGCGGGTTTTACCGGATGTGCGTGCTGACCGGGAAGGCACTGTGCCGACCGCGTTTCCAGTGGCGCGAGGCGATCCAGCAGGGCTGGTTCATCACGAGTGTCTCGTTATTGCCGACCATCGCCGTGGCGATTCCGCTTACCGTGCTCATTGTCTTTACCCTCAACATCTTGCTCGCCGAGTTCGGCGCCGCCGATATCTCGGGGGCGGGTGCTGCGCTGGGCGCGGTCACTCAGCTCGGCCCGATGACCACGGTGCTGGTGGTGGCCGGGGCCGGGGCAACAGCCATCTGCGCCGATCTGGGTGCGCGCACCATCCGCGAAGAGATCGACGCGATGGAGGTGCTCGGCATCGACCCCATCCAGCGGCTGGTGGTGCCCAGGGTGGTCGCCTCAACCTGCGTCGGGACCTTGCTCAACGGTGCCGTGATCACCATCGGGCTGGTCGGTGGTTTTCTCTTCGGCGTCTACATCCAGCACGTTTCGGCTGGTGCCTACGTTGCGACCCTCACCTTGGTCACTGGTTTGCCTGAGGTGATCATCTCCGTGGTCAAGTCGGCCATGTTCGGTCTGATCGCCGGCCTGGTGGGCTGTTACCGCGGACTGACCACCAAGGGCGGAGCCAAGGGCGTCGGGACCGCCGTCAACGAGACCTTGGTGTTATGCGTACTCGCGCTGTTCGCCGTCAACGTGGTGCTGACCACGATCGGCGTGCGATTCGGGACGGGGCGCTGA
- a CDS encoding LCP family protein, translating into MSTRSGGKHRRHAVRPPRHARRHLAVRGALTLVSAAALTLTGAGWWVARSAFGGITVSQALQSDDPRSTGGAMNILLIGLDSRKDQDGNDLPWAILKHLHAGDSDAGGYNTNTLILVHVGTDDKVVAFSIPRDDYVPFTGVPGYRHIKIKEAYGLTKAYTEQKLMDQGVSDRRQLETRGREAARAATLRAVRNLTGVPIDYFAEINLAGFYDLTQSLGGVEVCLKHAVYDPYSGADFPAGRQTLDAEQALAFVRQRHGLDNGDLDRTHRQQAFLASVMRQLQDSGTFTDLGKLKSLMAVARKDVVLSAGWDENQFRRMGALAGAHVEYRTLPVLRYDTIDGQDVNIVDPAAIKAEVAAAFGTALPTPASAAPNRSTIVDVVNVGSISGLAGEVSRTLKRSGYTTGQVRDRITGEPRATTIAYGAGADADARNVGILLGIDAPDRPDPHVDPGHVAVFVDSDYSAPAHDDITMASTVSGPHHPSRTTTTEPTPDRGAPIDGGGVPCVN; encoded by the coding sequence ATATCGACGCGGTCAGGGGGCAAACACCGCCGGCATGCGGTTCGCCCGCCCCGGCACGCGCGCCGGCACCTGGCGGTGCGCGGCGCCTTGACGTTGGTGTCGGCGGCGGCGTTGACGCTCACCGGCGCGGGGTGGTGGGTGGCCCGCAGCGCTTTTGGGGGCATCACCGTTTCGCAGGCCCTGCAGTCCGACGATCCGCGGTCTACCGGCGGCGCGATGAATATCCTGCTTATCGGCCTTGACTCAAGAAAAGACCAGGACGGTAACGACCTGCCGTGGGCGATTTTGAAGCACCTGCACGCCGGTGACTCCGACGCAGGTGGTTACAACACGAACACGCTGATCCTGGTGCACGTGGGCACCGATGACAAAGTGGTCGCCTTTTCCATCCCGCGCGACGATTACGTGCCTTTCACCGGAGTTCCCGGATACCGCCACATCAAAATCAAGGAAGCCTACGGACTCACCAAGGCCTACACCGAGCAGAAGCTCATGGACCAAGGCGTCAGCGACCGGCGGCAATTGGAGACCCGGGGAAGGGAAGCCGCCAGGGCCGCGACGTTACGTGCAGTCCGCAACCTGACCGGGGTTCCGATCGACTACTTCGCCGAGATCAACCTGGCCGGGTTCTACGATCTGACCCAGAGTCTGGGCGGCGTGGAGGTCTGTCTCAAACACGCCGTTTATGACCCGTATTCCGGCGCGGACTTTCCGGCGGGCCGTCAGACGCTGGACGCAGAACAAGCCCTGGCGTTCGTCCGGCAGCGCCATGGCCTGGACAACGGCGATCTCGACCGTACCCATCGCCAGCAGGCGTTCTTGGCGTCGGTGATGCGGCAACTTCAGGATTCGGGCACCTTCACCGATCTGGGCAAGCTCAAAAGCCTGATGGCGGTGGCGCGCAAAGATGTGGTGCTTTCTGCCGGGTGGGATGAAAACCAGTTCCGCCGGATGGGCGCGCTGGCCGGCGCCCACGTGGAATACCGCACACTGCCGGTACTTCGCTACGACACCATCGACGGTCAAGATGTCAACATCGTTGACCCGGCAGCAATCAAGGCAGAGGTGGCCGCCGCTTTCGGAACCGCCCTGCCCACCCCCGCATCGGCAGCACCCAACCGCTCCACCATCGTCGACGTGGTCAATGTCGGCAGCATCAGCGGGCTCGCCGGCGAAGTGTCGCGCACGCTCAAGCGCAGCGGCTACACCACAGGCCAGGTCCGTGACCGGATCACCGGCGAGCCCCGCGCCACCACGATCGCCTACGGCGCCGGTGCCGACGCCGATGCCCGCAATGTGGGGATCCTGCTTGGCATCGATGCGCCCGACCGACCGGATCCGCACGTGGACCCCGGCCATGTCGCGGTGTTCGTCGACAGCGACTACTCCGCCCCGGCACACGATGACATCACTATGGCCTCGACGGTTTCCGGGCCGCACCACCCGTCACGCACCACCACCACCGAACCCACACCCGATCGAGGCGCGCCCATCGACGGCGGCGGTGTTCCCTGCGTGAATTAA
- a CDS encoding MCE family protein has protein sequence MKITGTAIRLGTLWLVLLMFTVMVVVVFGQVRFNRTTAYSAVFTSASGLRAGQFVRAAGVEVGKVSRVRLIDGDRRVLVDFTVDRSLPLDRATTASIRYLNLIGDRYLELKHGDSGQRLAPGATIPVEHTQPALDLDALIGGFRPLFRSLDPDKVNTIAQAIITVFQGQGGTIVDIIDQTASLTASLADRDHAIGEVINNLNTVLATTVKRHKEFDQAIGDFEELITGLKNRADPLASAVAHISSAAGTLADLLGEDRPLLHGSIGYLDGLQQPLIDRLADVDDVLAKLPAAYRIIGRAGGLYGDFFNFYLCDISLKINGLQPGGPVRTVKLFGQPTGRCTPQ, from the coding sequence ATGAAAATCACCGGCACCGCGATCAGACTTGGCACCTTGTGGTTGGTGCTACTGATGTTCACCGTGATGGTCGTTGTGGTATTCGGCCAGGTGCGGTTCAACCGCACCACAGCGTACTCGGCGGTGTTCACCAGTGCCAGCGGACTACGGGCCGGGCAGTTTGTCCGAGCCGCGGGTGTGGAGGTCGGAAAGGTCTCCCGGGTGCGGCTGATCGACGGGGACAGGCGGGTGCTGGTCGATTTCACCGTTGACCGCTCGCTGCCTCTGGATCGGGCGACTACCGCATCGATCCGGTACCTCAACCTGATCGGCGACCGCTATCTGGAACTCAAACATGGCGACAGCGGTCAGCGACTGGCTCCGGGTGCCACCATTCCGGTCGAGCACACCCAGCCAGCCCTGGATCTGGATGCGCTGATCGGGGGGTTTCGCCCTCTTTTCCGGTCGCTGGACCCGGACAAGGTCAACACCATCGCCCAGGCGATCATCACCGTGTTCCAGGGCCAGGGCGGAACGATCGTTGACATCATCGACCAGACCGCTTCTCTCACAGCGAGTTTAGCCGACCGTGACCACGCGATAGGCGAGGTCATCAACAACCTGAATACCGTGCTGGCTACTACCGTCAAGCGTCACAAGGAGTTCGACCAAGCAATCGGTGACTTCGAGGAGCTGATCACCGGACTGAAGAACAGGGCCGATCCCCTGGCGAGCGCGGTGGCGCACATCAGCAGCGCCGCCGGTACCCTGGCCGACCTGCTGGGTGAGGATCGCCCCTTGTTGCACGGCAGCATCGGATACCTCGACGGCCTCCAGCAGCCACTAATCGACCGGCTGGCGGACGTCGACGACGTGCTGGCAAAGCTACCGGCCGCGTATCGGATCATCGGCCGGGCGGGTGGTCTTTACGGTGACTTCTTCAACTTCTACCTGTGCGACATTTCACTCAAGATCAACGGATTACAGCCCGGTGGTCCAGTACGCACCGTCAAGCTCTTTGGCCAGCCGACTGGAAGGTGCACCCCGCAATGA
- a CDS encoding SDR family NAD(P)-dependent oxidoreductase — MKRLEASRVLVTGAASGIGRATALRLLDEGAAVVAADIATGGLEKTRALAGEAGTGEQLTTVEMDVGAENSVIDGVRAAVRALGGLDALVNAAGMLRAAHTEQMSLQQWNHIITVNLTGTFLVVREALPALLENPRSTVVNFSSTSACFAHPYMAAYAASKGGVQSFTHALALEYARRGLRAVCVAPGSIKTGITDTTAGYIPTDADWSLFSRLSPILPTTLESSGAPMGDPAAVAGVVAMLVSEDGAFITGTEIRIDGGTHA; from the coding sequence ATGAAGCGATTAGAGGCCAGTCGGGTCTTGGTCACCGGCGCGGCGTCGGGAATCGGCCGGGCCACCGCGCTGCGGCTGCTCGACGAAGGCGCTGCGGTGGTCGCCGCCGATATTGCGACCGGGGGCCTGGAGAAGACCCGCGCGCTGGCCGGTGAGGCCGGGACCGGTGAGCAACTGACCACTGTGGAGATGGACGTCGGTGCCGAAAACTCGGTGATCGACGGAGTGCGTGCGGCTGTCCGCGCGCTGGGCGGCCTGGACGCCCTGGTCAACGCGGCCGGGATGCTGCGCGCCGCGCACACCGAGCAGATGAGCCTGCAGCAGTGGAATCACATCATCACCGTCAACCTGACCGGCACCTTCCTTGTCGTTCGCGAGGCACTGCCCGCCCTACTGGAAAACCCCCGCAGCACGGTGGTGAACTTCAGCTCCACCTCTGCCTGCTTTGCGCACCCGTACATGGCGGCCTATGCGGCCAGCAAGGGTGGTGTGCAGTCTTTCACGCACGCATTAGCACTCGAATACGCGCGTCGGGGTTTGCGTGCAGTCTGCGTGGCACCCGGCAGCATCAAAACCGGGATCACGGATACCACAGCGGGTTACATTCCGACTGACGCGGATTGGTCGTTGTTCAGCAGGCTGTCCCCGATCTTGCCCACTACGCTGGAATCCAGCGGGGCGCCGATGGGCGATCCGGCTGCGGTCGCCGGTGTGGTCGCCATGCTGGTCTCTGAAGACGGGGCTTTCATCACGGGCACCGAAATCCGCATCGACGGTGGTACGCACGCGTGA
- a CDS encoding ABC transporter permease, protein MSEVSAIGVLRARYPRTVAAVNRYGGAAARTLEQIGSFARFTRISVGQVWWALSRYRRETLRLIAEIGMGTGAMAVIGGTVAIIGLVTLSGGSLIAIQGFASLGNIGVEAFTGFFAALANTRVAAPIVAGVALAATVGAGATAQLGAMRISEEIDALEVMGIKSISFLVSTRILGGLVVIVPLYALALDMAFTSGQVVTTVFYGQSNGTYEHYFRTFLRPEDVGWSVVQVVVIAVIVMITHCYYGYTASGGPVGVGRAVGRSMRFSLVSVVIVVLLAELALYGVNPNFNLTV, encoded by the coding sequence ATGTCCGAAGTGTCAGCGATTGGTGTGCTCCGGGCCCGCTACCCCCGGACCGTCGCCGCCGTGAACCGCTACGGCGGCGCCGCAGCCCGGACGCTCGAGCAGATCGGGAGTTTCGCGCGGTTCACCCGCATCAGCGTCGGGCAGGTGTGGTGGGCGCTGAGCCGTTACCGCAGGGAGACGCTGCGGCTGATCGCCGAGATCGGCATGGGCACCGGTGCGATGGCCGTCATCGGCGGCACCGTCGCGATCATCGGCTTGGTGACGTTGTCCGGTGGCTCACTGATCGCCATCCAGGGGTTTGCATCGCTGGGCAATATCGGGGTCGAGGCGTTTACCGGATTCTTCGCCGCGTTGGCCAATACCCGTGTCGCGGCGCCAATCGTCGCCGGGGTGGCGCTGGCCGCGACGGTCGGCGCGGGCGCCACCGCCCAGCTGGGCGCCATGCGCATCAGCGAAGAAATCGACGCGCTGGAAGTCATGGGCATCAAATCGATCTCGTTTCTGGTGTCGACCCGGATCCTGGGGGGGCTGGTGGTGATCGTGCCGCTCTACGCCCTGGCGCTCGACATGGCTTTCACCTCGGGACAAGTCGTCACAACAGTGTTCTACGGGCAGTCAAACGGCACTTACGAACATTACTTTCGCACTTTCCTGCGTCCCGAGGATGTCGGTTGGTCGGTCGTGCAGGTCGTCGTCATCGCGGTGATCGTGATGATCACCCACTGCTATTACGGGTACACGGCCAGCGGCGGCCCGGTCGGCGTCGGCAGGGCCGTCGGTCGATCGATGCGTTTCTCGCTGGTGTCGGTGGTGATCGTTGTCCTACTCGCTGAGCTGGCGCTCTACGGCGTCAACCCGAACTTCAACCTGACCGTGTAA
- a CDS encoding NAD(P)-dependent oxidoreductase, giving the protein MHAGGMDIGFIGLGNMGRGMAANLIRAGHRVTVYNRTAEKMTALVQQGATPARTVAEACAGDAVVTMLADDKAVEQVAFGENGILASLRPGATHISSSTISVDLSKKLTSAHHEAGQLYVAAPVLGRPEAATAARLFVIAAGAPQVLDPLTPLFDALGQRTFVVSEHPHTANLVKLSANFLIASVIESLGEAMTLIGKAGVDPLHYIDILTASLFSAPAYQTYGGLIARQDFEPAGFMARLGLKDVQLVLAAAEDLQVPLPVASLLRDRFLALVAAGAGHLDWSAIATLAARDAGGDSDHST; this is encoded by the coding sequence CTGCATGCTGGAGGTATGGATATCGGATTCATCGGACTGGGCAACATGGGTCGCGGAATGGCCGCGAACCTCATCAGAGCTGGTCATCGCGTCACCGTCTATAACCGCACCGCAGAAAAGATGACCGCGTTGGTTCAGCAGGGCGCCACACCGGCACGCACCGTCGCCGAAGCCTGCGCCGGTGACGCCGTGGTCACGATGTTGGCCGACGATAAAGCCGTCGAGCAGGTGGCGTTCGGCGAAAACGGCATCCTGGCGTCGCTCAGACCAGGCGCCACCCATATTTCTTCGAGCACGATCAGTGTGGACCTGTCCAAAAAACTCACCTCGGCGCATCACGAGGCCGGGCAGCTCTATGTCGCTGCGCCGGTCCTTGGCCGGCCCGAAGCAGCCACTGCAGCAAGGCTTTTCGTCATTGCCGCGGGTGCACCGCAAGTGCTCGATCCGCTGACACCCCTGTTCGATGCGCTCGGTCAGCGCACCTTCGTGGTATCTGAGCATCCGCACACCGCCAACCTGGTCAAACTCTCCGCCAACTTCCTCATTGCTTCGGTCATCGAGTCGCTTGGTGAGGCAATGACGTTGATAGGCAAAGCTGGTGTCGACCCACTGCATTACATCGATATCCTCACCGCGAGTCTGTTCAGCGCACCGGCCTATCAGACCTACGGCGGACTGATCGCCCGCCAGGATTTCGAGCCGGCCGGGTTCATGGCACGGCTCGGCCTCAAAGACGTCCAGCTGGTGCTGGCCGCTGCGGAAGACCTCCAGGTACCGTTGCCGGTCGCCAGCCTGTTGCGGGATCGCTTCCTGGCCCTGGTGGCAGCCGGTGCCGGGCACCTGGATTGGTCGGCGATCGCCACCCTTGCCGCCCGCGATGCCGGAGGGGACTCAGACCACTCCACGTAA
- a CDS encoding MCE family protein: protein MAAPGTPTKLRIQLYLEGVVLLLVGAVVLALVYMQFRGDFTPKVELTMVASRAGLVMDSGSKVTYNGVVIGRVASISQLERDGKPAAKFVLDVDPKYIHLIPANVDVKIEAATLFGNKFVALTSPKNPVPQRISPGDVIDVQSVTTEFNTLFERLTSISEKVDPVKLNATLSAVAQALDGLGSKFGQSIVNGNAILEQLNPRMPQIRYDVRRLSDLADIYAAASPDLWDFLQHAVITAHTLTAQQDELDAALLAAVGAGNNGAGILRRGGSYLVQGARDLVPTAQVLDTYSPELFCAVRNLHDVAPKVAKAVGGNGYSLSGVGTIVAAPNPYVYPDNLPRMNAHGGPGGRPGCWETITRDLWPAPYLVMDTGASMAPYNHFELGQPMFTEYVWGRQYGENTINP, encoded by the coding sequence ATGGCCGCGCCAGGGACGCCGACGAAGCTGCGCATCCAGCTTTACCTGGAGGGTGTCGTTCTGCTGTTAGTCGGCGCCGTGGTCCTTGCCCTGGTGTACATGCAGTTTCGGGGCGATTTCACCCCCAAGGTCGAATTGACGATGGTTGCCTCGCGGGCGGGTCTGGTGATGGACTCCGGATCGAAGGTCACCTACAACGGTGTCGTAATCGGGCGGGTGGCCAGCATCTCGCAGCTTGAACGCGACGGCAAGCCGGCCGCCAAGTTCGTGCTGGACGTGGACCCGAAGTACATCCATCTGATTCCGGCCAATGTGGACGTCAAAATCGAGGCGGCCACCTTGTTCGGCAACAAATTCGTTGCGCTTACGTCACCGAAGAATCCAGTGCCACAACGGATTTCCCCAGGCGATGTGATCGACGTGCAGTCTGTGACCACCGAGTTCAACACGTTGTTTGAGAGGCTCACCTCGATCTCCGAGAAAGTGGACCCGGTCAAACTGAATGCGACCTTGTCCGCGGTGGCGCAGGCACTGGACGGATTGGGCTCCAAGTTCGGGCAGTCGATCGTGAACGGCAACGCTATTCTGGAGCAGCTGAATCCGCGTATGCCGCAGATCCGCTATGACGTGCGACGGTTATCGGACCTTGCGGACATCTACGCGGCTGCATCGCCCGACCTGTGGGACTTTCTGCAGCACGCGGTGATTACGGCGCACACCCTCACAGCGCAGCAAGATGAACTGGATGCCGCGTTGTTAGCGGCGGTCGGGGCCGGCAACAACGGTGCTGGCATCTTGCGCAGGGGCGGGTCGTACCTCGTTCAGGGGGCCCGCGATTTGGTTCCTACCGCCCAGGTACTCGACACCTACAGCCCTGAACTGTTCTGTGCGGTCCGCAATCTTCACGATGTCGCTCCGAAGGTCGCCAAAGCAGTCGGCGGAAACGGCTATTCGCTGTCAGGTGTTGGGACGATCGTGGCCGCACCCAACCCGTACGTCTATCCGGATAATCTGCCGCGGATGAACGCCCACGGCGGGCCTGGTGGGCGACCGGGCTGTTGGGAGACCATCACCCGGGATTTATGGCCGGCACCGTATCTGGTGATGGACACCGGCGCCAGCATGGCCCCCTACAACCACTTTGAGCTTGGCCAGCCCATGTTCACCGAATACGTATGGGGCCGCCAATACGGGGAGAACACCATCAACCCATGA
- a CDS encoding FadR/GntR family transcriptional regulator has protein sequence MALRPVSRRSVPEEVFEQITADVLSGEMQPGQALPSERRLAEMLGVSRPAVREALKRLSAVGLIEVRQGDVTTVRDFRRHAGMDLLPRLLFRDGKLDVSVAHSMLEARLRTGPKVAELAAERHGPELSDLLDESLRILETENDPTEWQRHALTFWDHVVDAAGSIVFRLMYNEFRAAYEPALAVLASEITADIKRPDTYRKLADALCAGDPAGAKQAAYDVIDLANTTIMSALERLGGPQ, from the coding sequence ATGGCGCTAAGGCCGGTGAGTCGTCGATCAGTGCCCGAAGAGGTTTTCGAACAGATCACGGCCGATGTGCTCAGCGGGGAGATGCAACCCGGTCAAGCGCTGCCCAGCGAGCGCCGTCTGGCGGAGATGCTCGGAGTGTCTCGGCCCGCGGTACGTGAGGCACTGAAACGGCTTTCGGCCGTCGGACTCATCGAGGTGCGCCAAGGTGACGTCACCACCGTGCGTGACTTCCGTCGGCATGCCGGCATGGATCTGTTGCCGCGGTTACTGTTTCGCGACGGCAAGCTCGACGTCTCGGTTGCCCACAGTATGCTCGAAGCCCGGCTGCGCACGGGTCCCAAGGTCGCGGAGCTGGCAGCCGAACGGCACGGGCCTGAGTTGTCCGACCTGCTTGACGAGTCGCTGCGCATACTCGAGACCGAAAACGATCCAACCGAGTGGCAACGCCACGCGCTCACATTTTGGGATCATGTTGTGGACGCGGCCGGTTCAATCGTATTTCGTTTGATGTACAACGAGTTCCGCGCTGCATATGAGCCTGCGCTGGCGGTGCTGGCGAGCGAGATCACGGCAGATATCAAGCGGCCCGATACCTACCGGAAGTTGGCCGACGCACTCTGCGCGGGCGACCCGGCCGGCGCGAAGCAGGCCGCCTACGACGTAATCGACCTGGCGAACACAACAATCATGTCGGCACTCGAGCGTTTGGGCGGTCCACAATGA